The following proteins come from a genomic window of Ictalurus furcatus strain D&B chromosome 14, Billie_1.0, whole genome shotgun sequence:
- the bbs4 gene encoding Bardet-Biedl syndrome 4 protein has protein sequence MADDETVKTEASLPVATKARPKKAPELPILERRNWLIHLHYIRKDYETCKMIIKEQLQETQGMCEYAIYVQALILRVEGKIQQSLELFQSCAILNPTSSDNLKQVARSLFLLGKHKAAIEVYNEAARLNQKDWEINHNLGVCYIYTKDFKSAEEHLNTALQLNKHDMTYMMLGKSYLLQGDTEKAIEIYKSAVEFSPENTELLTTLGLLYMQLGKYQRAFEHLGNALTYDPNNYKAILAAGSMMQTHGDFDVAMNKYRVAAFTVPESPPLWNNIGMCFFGKKKYVAAISCLKRANYLSPFDWKVLYNLGLVHLTMQQYASAFHFLSAAINLHTRMGELYMLLAVALTNLDDVENARRSYEQAVQLDESNPLVNLNFAVLLYNQGDKKAALEQYQEMEKKVNTLIERNSNTEFDPELIEMAHKMGAALQAGDNLFWSKPGKESKSSQRSSSSKQSSSQQPLGSNQALGQAMSSAAGYSKSMQLAAEPDVQSAPAPPSEPQGDAGHEGDEAAELPKSKEKTKSKPRAVAE, from the exons GAGGCTTCGCTACCTGTGGCCACGAAAGCCCGTCCTAAAAAAG CCCCAGAGCTCCCGATACTAGAGAGGAGGAACTGGCTCATCCATCTACACTACATCCGTAAAGACTACGAGACGTGCAAG ATGATTATAAAAGAGCAGCTGCAGGAGACTCAGGGCATGTGTGAATATGCCATATATGTCCAAG ctctgaTCCTACGTGTAGAGGGGAAGATCCAGCAGTCTCTAGAGCTGTTTCAGAGCTGTGCCATCCTCAACCCCACCAGCTCAGACAACCTCAAACAAGTGGCTCGCTCCCT ttttcTCTTAGGAAAACATAAGGCTGCCATTGAGGTTTACAATGAGGCGGCTCGACTCAATCAGAAAGACTGG GAGATCAACCATAATCTCGGAGTTTGCTACATCTACACCAAGGACTTCAAGAGT GCTGAGGAGCATCTAAACACGGCGCTGCAGCTTAACAAGCACGACATGACTTACATGATGCTGGGAAAGAGCTATCTGCTACagggagacacagagaaggCCATTGAGATCTATAAGAGTGCAGTGGA GTTTTCCCCAGAGAACACAGAGTTGCTGACCACACTGGGACTCTTGTATATGCAG CTCGGAAAATATCAGAGGGCCTTCGAACATCTTGGGAATGCTCTGACATATGACCCAAACAATTACAAG GCCATCCTGGCAGCAGGAAGCATGATGCAGACACATGGGGATTTCGATGTGGCCATGAATAAGTATCGTGTGGCAGCTTTCACTGTGCCTGAAAGCCCCCCACTCTGGAACAACATTGGCATGTGCTTCTTCGgcaaaaagaaatatgtagct gCTATAAGCTGTCTGAAGAGAGCAAACTACCTGTCTCCATTTGACTGGAAGGTCTTGTATAATCTTGGTTTGGTGCATCTCACCATGCAGCAGTACGCCTCAGCCTTCCACTTCCTCAGTGCTGCCATTAACCTGCATACACGCATGGGAGAGCTCTACATGCTACTCGCAG TCGCCCTGACCAATTTGGACGACGTAGAAAATGCGCGCAGGTCATACGAACAAGCCGTTCAGCTGGATGA GTCCAACCCTCTGGTGAATCTGAATTTTGCAGTGCTGCTGTATAATCAGGGAGACAAGAAGGCAGCACTAGAGCAGTACCAGGAGATGGAGAAAAAAGTCAACACGTTGATAGAGCGCAACAGCAACACTGAGTTTGACCCTGAG CTCATAGAGATGGCTCATAAAATGGGTGCAGCCCTTCAGGCTGGGGACAATTTATTCTGGTCGAAACCTGGCAAAGAGTCCAAGAGCAGCCAGCGCTCATCTTCCAGCAAGCAGTCCTCCTCCCAGCAGCCCCTGGGCTCTAATCAAGCCTTGGGTCAGGCCATGTCGTCTGCTGCAGGTTACAGCAAAAGCATGCAGCTGGCTGCAG AGCCAGATGTGCAGAGTGCACCAGCACCCCCCTCTGAGCCTCAAGGAGATGCTGGACACGAAGGTGATGAAGCAGCAGAACTTCCCAAATCCAAGGAGAAGACAAAGAGCAAGCCCAGAGCAGTCGCAGAGTAG
- the adpgk gene encoding ADP-dependent glucokinase isoform X1: protein MWKKAALVALLALAVGYLYHTNPKLQERVVRLITQSIPQSLLSSQHERSTPNLEETISRAWDALITAPARQWGRIAVGVNACIDVVVSGVSLLQALALDPGSGHDHDVLHSKEDLKEAFIHYMERGAAAERFFSDKEVFQRIARAAAEYPGAQVYVGGNAALIGQKLASYPELVVLLCGPIGPKLHELLDEQIVVPPQSLQETDEYHLILEYKAGEQWGSSQAPQANRFIFSHDVSNGEMSTLETFVASLEEFQPGLVVLSGLHMMEGMGRKLWEDRLKEFAVALSDVRNEAPVHLELASMTDRDYMSIITREQVLPLVDSIGLNEQELLFLSQAAGGPHSDLRSWNGVPDVGRVSDILLWILDQYGRADLHSEAHLTRIHFHTLAYHVLATVDGHWGNQRGAVAAGARIASAQACGLRAVDVSKVELKAPLSFYSSFSEPKQGLVLDPFNPVTVWRRGNVSFHLSPVLVCKQPLRTVGLGDAISAEGLLYSEIVPQLQSDE from the exons ATGTGGAAGAAGGCTGCTCTAGTGGCATTGCTGGCCCTTGCAGTAGGTTACCTCTATCACACAAACCCCAAGCTTCAGGAGCGTGTGGTACGTCTCATCACCCAGTCCATCCCTCAGTCACTACTGTCCTCACAGCATGAACGTAGTACTCCAAACCTGGAAGAGACCATCTCCCGAGCCTGGGACGCCCTCATCACTGCACCCGCAAGGCAATGGGGTCGAATCGCTGTCGG GGTAAATGCCTGTATTGACGTAGTGGTGTCAGGCGTCAGCTTGCTCCAGGCTTTGGCTCTTGACCCGGGATCCGGACATGACCACGACGTGTTGCACTCCAAAGAGGACCTAAAAGAGGCCTTTATTCACTACATGGAAAGAGGAGCAGCCGCAGAGCGTTTCTTCTCGGATAAAGAAGTCTTCCAAAGGATCGCAAGGGCCGCTGCTGAATATCCTGGCGCTCAG GTGTATGTGGGAGGAAATGccgctctgattggccagaaacTCGCCTCTTACCCAGAGCTGGTG GTTCTTTTGTGTGGCCCTATTGGGCCTAAGCTGCATGAATTGCTGGATGAACAGATAGTTGTTCCACCACAATCACTTCAGGAGACTGATGAGTATCACCTCATCCTTGAGTATAAGGCAG gagagCAGTGGGGATCGAGTCAGGCCCCTCAAGCCAATCGCTTCATCTTCTCTCATGACGTGTCCAATGGGGAGATGAGCACTTTGGAGACCTTTGTGGCAAGTCTAGAGGAGTTTCAGCCCGGGCTGGTGGTGCTGTCTGGACTCCACATGATGGAGGGAATGGGGCGTAAGCTTTGGGAGGACAGACTCAAAGAG TTTGCGGTTGCCCTCTCTGACGTTCGCAATGAGGCGCCCGTCCATCTGGAGCTGGCCAGTATGACTGATCGAGATTACATGAGCATCATCACCAGGGAG CAGGTCTTGCCTTTGGTGGACTCGATCGGCCTGAACGAGCAGGAGTTGCTCTTCCTGTCTCAGGCTGCTGGAGGTCCTCACTCTGACCTCCGCTCGTGGAACGGCGTTCCTGACGTGGGCCGCGTCTCTGATATCCTCCTCTGGATCCTAGATCAGTATGGCCGAGCCGACCTGCACTCTGAAGCCCATCTGACCCGCATCCACTTCCACACACTCGCTTATCATGTGCTGGCCACGGTTGACGGCCACTGGGGGAACCAGCGTGGAGCCGTAGCGGCCGGGGCTCGCATTGCCAGCGCTCAGGCTTGCGGATTACGAGCTGTGGACGTCAGTAAGGTGGAGCTGAAGGCTCCGCTCAGCTTCTACAGCTCTTTCTCAGAACCGAAACAGGGCTTAGTTTTGGACCCGTTCAATCCGGTGACGGTGTGGCGAAGGGGGAACGTGTCCTTCCATCTCAGTCCAGTACTCGTATGCAAACAGCCGCTGCGGACAGTAGGGTTGGGGGACGCGATCTCAGCAGAAGGACTCCTCTACTCGGAGATTGTGCCCCAGCTGCAGTCTGATGAGTGA
- the adpgk gene encoding ADP-dependent glucokinase isoform X2, which translates to MWKKAALVALLALAVGYLYHTNPKLQERVVRLITQSIPQSLLSSQHERSTPNLEETISRAWDALITAPARQWGRIAVGVNACIDVVVSGVSLLQALALDPGSGHDHDVLHSKEDLKEAFIHYMERGAAAERFFSDKEVFQRIARAAAEYPGAQVYVGGNAALIGQKLASYPELVVLLCGPIGPKLHELLDEQIVVPPQSLQETDEYHLILEYKAGEQWGSSQAPQANRFIFSHDVSNGEMSTLETFVASLEEFQPGLVVLSGLHMMEGMGRKLWEDRLKEFAVALSDVRNEAPVHLELASMTDRDYMSIITREVLPLVDSIGLNEQELLFLSQAAGGPHSDLRSWNGVPDVGRVSDILLWILDQYGRADLHSEAHLTRIHFHTLAYHVLATVDGHWGNQRGAVAAGARIASAQACGLRAVDVSKVELKAPLSFYSSFSEPKQGLVLDPFNPVTVWRRGNVSFHLSPVLVCKQPLRTVGLGDAISAEGLLYSEIVPQLQSDE; encoded by the exons ATGTGGAAGAAGGCTGCTCTAGTGGCATTGCTGGCCCTTGCAGTAGGTTACCTCTATCACACAAACCCCAAGCTTCAGGAGCGTGTGGTACGTCTCATCACCCAGTCCATCCCTCAGTCACTACTGTCCTCACAGCATGAACGTAGTACTCCAAACCTGGAAGAGACCATCTCCCGAGCCTGGGACGCCCTCATCACTGCACCCGCAAGGCAATGGGGTCGAATCGCTGTCGG GGTAAATGCCTGTATTGACGTAGTGGTGTCAGGCGTCAGCTTGCTCCAGGCTTTGGCTCTTGACCCGGGATCCGGACATGACCACGACGTGTTGCACTCCAAAGAGGACCTAAAAGAGGCCTTTATTCACTACATGGAAAGAGGAGCAGCCGCAGAGCGTTTCTTCTCGGATAAAGAAGTCTTCCAAAGGATCGCAAGGGCCGCTGCTGAATATCCTGGCGCTCAG GTGTATGTGGGAGGAAATGccgctctgattggccagaaacTCGCCTCTTACCCAGAGCTGGTG GTTCTTTTGTGTGGCCCTATTGGGCCTAAGCTGCATGAATTGCTGGATGAACAGATAGTTGTTCCACCACAATCACTTCAGGAGACTGATGAGTATCACCTCATCCTTGAGTATAAGGCAG gagagCAGTGGGGATCGAGTCAGGCCCCTCAAGCCAATCGCTTCATCTTCTCTCATGACGTGTCCAATGGGGAGATGAGCACTTTGGAGACCTTTGTGGCAAGTCTAGAGGAGTTTCAGCCCGGGCTGGTGGTGCTGTCTGGACTCCACATGATGGAGGGAATGGGGCGTAAGCTTTGGGAGGACAGACTCAAAGAG TTTGCGGTTGCCCTCTCTGACGTTCGCAATGAGGCGCCCGTCCATCTGGAGCTGGCCAGTATGACTGATCGAGATTACATGAGCATCATCACCAGGGAG GTCTTGCCTTTGGTGGACTCGATCGGCCTGAACGAGCAGGAGTTGCTCTTCCTGTCTCAGGCTGCTGGAGGTCCTCACTCTGACCTCCGCTCGTGGAACGGCGTTCCTGACGTGGGCCGCGTCTCTGATATCCTCCTCTGGATCCTAGATCAGTATGGCCGAGCCGACCTGCACTCTGAAGCCCATCTGACCCGCATCCACTTCCACACACTCGCTTATCATGTGCTGGCCACGGTTGACGGCCACTGGGGGAACCAGCGTGGAGCCGTAGCGGCCGGGGCTCGCATTGCCAGCGCTCAGGCTTGCGGATTACGAGCTGTGGACGTCAGTAAGGTGGAGCTGAAGGCTCCGCTCAGCTTCTACAGCTCTTTCTCAGAACCGAAACAGGGCTTAGTTTTGGACCCGTTCAATCCGGTGACGGTGTGGCGAAGGGGGAACGTGTCCTTCCATCTCAGTCCAGTACTCGTATGCAAACAGCCGCTGCGGACAGTAGGGTTGGGGGACGCGATCTCAGCAGAAGGACTCCTCTACTCGGAGATTGTGCCCCAGCTGCAGTCTGATGAGTGA
- the LOC128617733 gene encoding serine/threonine-protein kinase PRP4 homolog, with protein MAIRLRRHKSRQASHKSSHKSSHKSRHKSRHKSRHKSRQARHKSSQDRQDKCQVPSQDWQVKSQVTSQVTSQDRQDRSQVKSQDRQGTSQVPSRDRQDTSQDRQDKSQVPSRERQVKSQDRQDTSQVPSQDMQVTSQDTSQDTSQVTSQDTSQDTSQDTSQDRHVTSQVKTGKTLVKSQVKAGKSKVKTDKTQAKFQVETDKTQVKTGKSEVKSKVKTDKTQVKFQVETDKTQVKTGKSEVKSKVKTDKTQVKFQVETDKTQVETDKTQVKFQIKTDKTQVKSQIKTDKTQVKSQIKTDKTQVKTQIKIGKSQVTTDNTQVKSQMKTITSPVLRLESCITLVIH; from the exons ATGGCTATTAGGTTAAGGAG ACacaagtcaagacaggcaagtcACAAGTCAAGTCACAAGTCAAGTCACAAGTCAAGACACAAGTCAAGACACAAGTCAAGACACAAGTCAAGACAGGCACGTCACAAGtcaagtcaagacaggcaagACAAGTgtcaagtcccaagtcaagACTGGCAAGTCAAAAGTCAAGTCACAAGTCAAGTCacaagtcaagacaggcaagACAGAAGTCAAGTCAAAAGTCAAGACAGACAAGGCACAAGTCAGGTCCCAAGTCGAGACAGACAAGACACAAGTCAAGACAGACAAGACAAAAGTCAAGTCCCAAGTCGAGAGAGACAAGTCAAAAGTCAAGACAGACAAGACACAAgtcaagtcccaagtcaagACATGCAAGTCACAAGTCAAGACACAAGTCAAGACACAAGTCAAGTCACAAGTCAAGACACAAGTCAAGACACAAGTCAAGACACAAGTCAAGACAGGCATGTCACAAGtcaagtcaagacaggcaagACTTTAgtcaagtcccaagtcaagGCTGGCAAGTCAAAAGTCAAGACAGACAAGACACAAGCCAAGTTCCAAGTCGAGACAGACAAGACacaagtcaagacaggcaagtcAGAAGTGAAGTCAAAAGTCAAGACAGACAAGACACAAGTCAAGTTCCAAGTCGAGACAGACAAGACacaagtcaagacaggcaagtcAGAAGTGAAGTCAAAAGTCAAGACAGACAAGACACAAGTCAAGTTCCAAGTCGAGACAGACAAGACACAAGTCGAGACAGACAAGACACAAGTCAAGTTCCAAATCAAGACAGACAAGACACAAGTCAAGTCCCAAATCAAGACAGACAAGACACAAGTCAAGTCCCAAATCAAGACAGACAAGACACAAGTCAAGACACAAATCAAGATAGGCAAGTCACAAGTCACGACAGACAATACACAAGTCAAGTCCCAAATGAAGACAATCACAAGTCCAGTATTGAGACTTGAGTCATGTATCACTCTTGTGATACACTGA